The proteins below are encoded in one region of Bos indicus x Bos taurus breed Angus x Brahman F1 hybrid chromosome 2, Bos_hybrid_MaternalHap_v2.0, whole genome shotgun sequence:
- the LOC113904343 gene encoding prothymosin alpha-like — protein MSDAAVDTSSEITTKDLKEKKEVVEEAENGREAPANGNANEENGEQEADNEVDEEEEEGGEEEEEEEGDGEEEDGDEDEEAEAATGKRAAEDDEDNDVDTKKQKTDKDD, from the coding sequence ATGTCAGACGCGGCCGTGGACACCAGCTCCGAGATCACCACCAAGGACttaaaggagaagaaggaagttGTGGAGGAGGCGGAGAATGGGAGAGAGGCACCTGCAAATGGGAATGCTAATGAGGAAAATGGGGAGCAGGAAGCAGACAACGAGGTAGacgaagaagaggaggaaggtggggaggaagaggaggaggaggaaggtgacGGTGAGGAAGAGGATGGAGATGAAGATGAGGAGGCCGAGGCAGCTACGGGCAAACGGGCAGCTGAAGATGACGAGGATAACGATGTGGATACCAAGAAGCAGAAGACTGATAAAGATGACTAG